From one Geoalkalibacter halelectricus genomic stretch:
- a CDS encoding pyridoxal phosphate-dependent aminotransferase — protein MRNNIVHIGAGELTYEIRAIVEIAEKLNKLGIKTNMENIGDPVAKGEKIPVWMKKIVADLAMKDCSYGYCATKGLLETREFIAKMTNERGKTQISAEDIIFFNGLGDAIQKVYGFLRREARVIGPSPTYSTHSSGEAAHAGQRPVTYRLDPDNNWYPDLDDLRLSVKYNPAICGILIINPDNPTGAVYPERILKEIVSIAKEYDLFIICDEIYHNLVFNGESTKPISDLIGDVPAIAMKGISKELPWPGARCGWIEVYNADRDPMFKRYIQSILDSKMVEVCSTTLPQKAIPPILSHPEYPKYLEERKERYERHSNIAYNILKEVPGIKVNRTNGAFYMSVAFKPDQLTDKQTLPIKNPEVKALVEHLVNQPGVSLDKRFVYYLLASTGICVVPLSSFCTPELGFRITLLEMNEKEFTHIFNTIAEKIGEYLNS, from the coding sequence ATGCGCAACAACATCGTGCACATCGGTGCGGGTGAACTGACCTACGAAATCCGCGCCATCGTCGAAATCGCCGAGAAGCTCAATAAACTCGGTATCAAGACCAACATGGAAAACATCGGCGATCCCGTCGCCAAGGGCGAGAAGATCCCGGTGTGGATGAAAAAAATCGTGGCGGATCTGGCCATGAAGGATTGCTCCTATGGTTATTGCGCCACCAAGGGGTTGCTCGAAACCCGCGAATTCATTGCCAAAATGACCAATGAACGGGGCAAAACCCAAATCAGCGCCGAAGACATCATCTTTTTCAACGGCCTTGGCGACGCAATCCAAAAGGTCTACGGCTTTTTGCGTCGCGAGGCGCGGGTCATCGGCCCCTCGCCCACCTATTCCACCCACTCCTCAGGGGAGGCAGCCCATGCCGGGCAGCGACCCGTGACCTACCGTCTCGATCCGGACAACAACTGGTACCCGGATCTCGACGACCTGCGCCTGTCGGTGAAGTACAATCCGGCCATCTGCGGGATTCTCATCATTAATCCCGACAACCCCACCGGCGCCGTCTACCCCGAGCGCATTCTCAAGGAGATCGTGAGCATCGCCAAGGAATACGATCTGTTCATCATCTGCGACGAGATCTACCACAACCTGGTATTCAACGGCGAATCGACCAAGCCGATCTCCGATCTCATCGGCGACGTGCCGGCCATCGCCATGAAGGGCATCAGCAAGGAATTGCCCTGGCCCGGGGCGCGCTGTGGCTGGATCGAGGTGTACAACGCCGATCGCGATCCCATGTTCAAGCGCTACATCCAAAGCATTCTCGATTCCAAGATGGTCGAGGTGTGTTCCACCACCCTGCCGCAAAAGGCCATTCCACCTATTCTCAGTCATCCCGAGTATCCCAAGTACCTCGAGGAGCGCAAGGAACGTTACGAGCGTCACTCCAACATCGCCTACAACATCCTTAAGGAAGTGCCGGGAATCAAGGTCAACCGCACCAACGGCGCATTTTACATGAGTGTCGCCTTTAAGCCTGACCAACTGACCGACAAGCAGACCCTGCCGATCAAAAATCCCGAGGTCAAGGCCTTGGTGGAGCACCTGGTCAACCAGCCGGGCGTGTCTCTGGACAAACGATTTGTCTATTATCTGCTGGCATCCACGGGTATTTGCGTGGTGCCCCTGTCATCCTTCTGCACGCCGGAGCTGGGTTTCCGGATCACCCTGCTGGAGATGAATGAAAAGGAATTTACTCATATTTTCAATACGATAGCAGAAAAAATCGGAGAATATCTGAACTCTTGA
- a CDS encoding glutamate--cysteine ligase, which yields MTTLAKEGLDAPVTDKQDLIAYLAAGARPRERWGVGVESEKLVVDAETGEAADFSRIERLLGRLETRLGWRGLREDGRLIALFGAASSVTLEPGGQLELSGELCPDLHCCAGDFTRHHQAVVAEAADLGLVFLGLGTQPFSSLDQIGWVPKERYRIMGPYMERTGALGQAMMKQSAGLQVNLDFSDEADWLLKVRTGLLLAPVLYALFANSPLLHGGPSGFLSTRGEIWARTDADRTGLLPEMFAQDAGYAAYVEYALDVPMYFIRRNNSYLSLTGRRLPFRTYLRQGWGGHRATLGDWDLHLSTIFTEVRLRPQIELRSADSLPPRHTLGVAALLKGLLYDPEALEQSWRLLNTELKPHLPQVFPDSWRLGLKAPLGRRSLGALCGDLLGLARAGLARRGAQNTCGCNETIYLDPIEELAVEQQTLAERLLARWQGARREKVRVLRAHCGFGSNLSE from the coding sequence ATGACGACCCTGGCGAAAGAGGGCCTGGATGCCCCGGTGACCGATAAGCAGGACCTGATCGCCTATCTGGCGGCCGGGGCGCGGCCCCGCGAGCGCTGGGGCGTCGGAGTGGAATCAGAGAAACTGGTCGTGGACGCCGAAACCGGCGAAGCGGCGGATTTCTCCCGCATTGAAAGATTGCTCGGGCGGTTGGAGACACGCCTGGGCTGGCGGGGACTGCGCGAGGACGGGCGCCTGATCGCATTGTTCGGCGCTGCGTCCTCAGTGACCCTGGAGCCGGGCGGCCAACTCGAGCTCTCGGGCGAACTGTGCCCCGATCTGCATTGCTGCGCCGGTGATTTCACCCGCCACCACCAGGCCGTGGTTGCCGAAGCCGCCGATCTGGGCTTGGTATTTCTCGGCTTGGGCACCCAGCCTTTCAGTTCCCTGGATCAGATCGGCTGGGTGCCCAAGGAGCGCTACCGCATTATGGGCCCTTACATGGAGCGCACCGGGGCTCTCGGCCAGGCGATGATGAAGCAGAGTGCGGGGCTGCAGGTCAATCTGGATTTCAGCGACGAGGCCGATTGGCTTCTCAAGGTGCGCACCGGGTTGCTGCTGGCGCCGGTACTCTATGCCCTGTTCGCCAACTCGCCCCTGCTCCATGGCGGACCCAGCGGTTTTTTGTCCACCCGCGGGGAAATCTGGGCACGTACCGACGCGGACCGCACCGGGCTGCTGCCGGAGATGTTCGCGCAAGATGCCGGCTATGCAGCTTATGTCGAGTATGCCCTGGATGTGCCCATGTATTTCATCCGGCGCAACAATTCCTACCTGTCCCTCACTGGACGGCGCCTGCCCTTTCGCACCTACCTGCGCCAGGGCTGGGGCGGGCATCGCGCCACCCTCGGCGATTGGGATCTGCATCTCTCGACGATCTTCACCGAAGTACGCTTGCGCCCGCAAATCGAGTTGCGCTCCGCCGACAGCCTACCGCCGCGCCACACCCTGGGGGTGGCGGCCCTACTCAAGGGGCTACTCTACGACCCGGAGGCGCTCGAGCAAAGCTGGCGTTTGTTGAATACAGAACTTAAGCCCCATTTGCCCCAGGTGTTTCCGGATTCCTGGCGCCTGGGCCTGAAGGCGCCCCTCGGCCGACGCAGCCTGGGGGCCCTGTGTGGGGATCTGCTCGGTCTGGCGCGCGCGGGGTTGGCGCGCCGTGGCGCACAAAACACCTGTGGCTGCAACGAAACCATCTATCTTGATCCCATCGAGGAGTTGGCGGTGGAACAACAGACCCTGGCCGAGCGCCTGCTGGCGCGCTGGCAGGGCGCGCGGCGAGAAAAGGTAAGAGTTCTGCGGGCGCATTGCGGCTTCGGCTCGAATCTTAGTGAATAA
- a CDS encoding gamma-glutamylcyclotransferase family protein, translated as MLYFAYGHNMDPDILAQRGVAFERVCTGKVRGVRLVFHKPGADGTGKADLQDHRGSVVEGVVYEVPEESLANLDVYEGVDKGHYRRQLVKVQTFKGELECVVYRAAKFKSGLKPSRAYLDALIRGAERHGLSEEYQVFLKSHATMG; from the coding sequence ATGCTCTATTTCGCCTACGGCCACAACATGGATCCTGACATTTTGGCCCAACGGGGCGTGGCTTTCGAGCGGGTGTGTACCGGCAAGGTTCGCGGCGTGCGGTTGGTGTTTCATAAGCCCGGCGCCGACGGGACAGGCAAGGCCGATCTGCAGGACCATCGCGGTAGCGTCGTGGAAGGGGTGGTTTACGAAGTTCCCGAAGAGAGCCTGGCCAATCTCGATGTCTACGAAGGGGTCGATAAGGGCCATTATCGCCGGCAACTTGTTAAAGTGCAGACTTTCAAGGGCGAATTGGAGTGCGTGGTGTATCGCGCCGCGAAATTCAAAAGCGGCCTCAAGCCGAGCCGCGCCTATCTTGACGCCCTCATCCGCGGCGCCGAACGGCACGGATTGTCCGAGGAATATCAGGTGTTTCTCAAATCGCACGCGACGATGGGCTAA
- the tkt gene encoding transketolase — MTKEPLNQDEARRTIDCLRFLAADAVEQARSGHPGTPMEAAPLAYLLYRRHLRHNPADSHWPGRDRLVLSCGHASMLLYGALHLAGYDLSLEDLKNFRRLNSPTAGHPEFGKAAGVETTTGPLGQGLAVGVGMAMGAKFLAEQVSDELFNYRVYVLCSDGDLMEGVTAEAASLAGHLGLGNLILIYLDNRITIEGSTSLAFSEQVATRFLAYDWQVQQVEGENLGEIETALDAAKADPRPSLIITRTHIAPGAPTKQDSAEAHGAPLGAAELAATKQAYGRHPDKSFEIPDEVRAHMAHCRVRGARLQELWEEQLRRLADDPPPGLLNWLRSRDGGLPEGWDRNLPEFSCTDGPLATRQASGIVLNALAARLPLLLGGSADLAPSTNTLLKGERSFSRSGSGRNLHFGVREHAMGAILNGLSHTPGLIAYGATFLIFSDYMRPPMRLAALMGLAPIYVFTHDSIALGEDGPTHQPVEQLPGLRALPHLHVIRPADANETAEAWRLAVERRDGPTALILSRQGLPVLDRERYAPADGIRRGGYVLAEEQGELRALLIATGAEVHAALAARELLEAEGLGTRVVNLACWELFTAQAQGYREAVLPSACRARVAIEAAATLGWERWVGAWGEVIGMHEFGASAPGAELLAHFGFTPQAIAARVRHLLARLN, encoded by the coding sequence ATGACCAAGGAACCCCTGAATCAGGATGAGGCCCGCCGGACCATCGACTGCCTGCGTTTTCTCGCCGCCGACGCGGTGGAGCAGGCGCGTTCGGGCCACCCCGGCACGCCCATGGAGGCGGCCCCCCTGGCCTACCTGCTCTACCGCCGCCACCTGCGGCACAATCCCGCCGACTCCCACTGGCCGGGGCGCGACCGTCTGGTGTTGTCCTGCGGTCATGCCTCGATGCTGCTCTACGGAGCACTGCATTTGGCAGGCTACGACCTTTCACTGGAGGATCTGAAAAATTTTCGCCGCCTGAACAGCCCGACGGCGGGTCATCCGGAATTCGGCAAGGCAGCGGGCGTCGAAACAACGACCGGACCCCTGGGTCAAGGGTTGGCGGTTGGGGTCGGGATGGCCATGGGCGCGAAATTTCTTGCCGAGCAGGTCAGTGACGAGTTGTTCAATTACCGCGTCTACGTGCTTTGTTCGGACGGTGATTTGATGGAGGGCGTGACCGCCGAGGCGGCCTCCCTGGCCGGACACCTGGGCCTCGGCAACCTGATCCTCATCTATCTGGACAACCGCATCACCATCGAGGGGTCTACGTCCCTGGCGTTCAGTGAGCAGGTGGCGACGCGCTTTCTCGCCTACGATTGGCAGGTGCAGCAGGTCGAGGGCGAGAATCTTGGGGAAATCGAGACGGCCCTGGACGCGGCCAAGGCCGACCCGCGCCCCTCGCTGATCATCACGCGCACCCACATCGCACCGGGCGCGCCGACCAAGCAGGACAGCGCCGAAGCGCACGGCGCTCCCCTGGGCGCCGCGGAACTGGCGGCGACCAAGCAAGCCTATGGCCGGCATCCGGACAAAAGTTTCGAAATTCCCGACGAGGTGCGCGCGCACATGGCGCATTGCCGGGTGCGCGGCGCCCGCCTGCAGGAACTCTGGGAAGAACAGCTGCGCCGCCTCGCGGACGATCCCCCGCCGGGGCTGCTCAACTGGCTGCGCAGCCGCGACGGCGGCCTGCCCGAGGGCTGGGACCGCAACCTGCCGGAATTTAGTTGCACCGACGGCCCCCTGGCCACCCGCCAGGCGAGCGGCATCGTGCTCAACGCCCTGGCCGCGCGCCTGCCCCTGCTCTTGGGCGGATCGGCGGATCTGGCCCCCTCCACCAACACCCTGCTTAAGGGTGAACGTTCCTTTTCCCGCTCCGGCAGCGGCCGCAATCTGCATTTCGGCGTGCGCGAGCACGCCATGGGCGCGATCCTCAACGGCCTGAGCCACACACCCGGGCTGATCGCCTACGGCGCCACCTTTTTGATTTTCTCCGATTACATGCGCCCGCCCATGCGCCTGGCGGCTCTCATGGGTCTGGCGCCGATTTACGTCTTTACCCACGACTCCATCGCCCTGGGCGAGGACGGCCCCACCCACCAACCCGTGGAACAGTTGCCGGGACTGCGCGCCCTGCCCCATCTGCACGTCATCCGACCCGCGGACGCCAACGAAACGGCCGAGGCCTGGCGGCTGGCCGTGGAACGCCGCGACGGCCCCACCGCCCTGATTCTCAGCCGCCAGGGGCTGCCGGTACTTGACCGCGAGCGTTATGCTCCCGCCGACGGGATTCGGCGCGGCGGCTACGTGCTGGCCGAGGAACAGGGAGAGTTGCGGGCCTTGCTCATCGCCACGGGCGCCGAGGTGCATGCGGCATTGGCGGCGCGCGAGCTGCTCGAGGCCGAAGGCCTGGGAACCCGGGTGGTTAACCTGGCGTGCTGGGAACTCTTCACCGCCCAGGCGCAAGGCTACCGCGAAGCAGTGCTGCCGAGCGCCTGCCGGGCGCGTGTAGCGATCGAGGCCGCCGCGACCCTGGGCTGGGAGCGCTGGGTGGGCGCCTGGGGTGAGGTCATCGGCATGCATGAGTTTGGCGCCAGCGCCCCCGGTGCTGAACTTTTAGCCCATTTCGGGTTTACCCCTCAGGCCATCGCTGCTAGGGTAAGGCACCTGTTGGCGAGACTGAACTAG
- a CDS encoding BCCT family transporter, protein MAKKEENPHAGAPRIQINPPVFFISSILALIFVFFAVIAPETAGALFGEIQAWVTHSAGWFYVLAVAGFLVFVVLLAVSDYGRIKLGPDHSLPDYSYTSWFAMLFSAGMGIGLMFFGVAEPVMHYVSPPVGEGETVAAAREAMKITFFHWGIHAWAIYAVVALSLAYFAFRHDLPLTIRSSLYPLIGERIHGPLGHAVDIFAVLGTIFGVATSLGFGVIQVNSGLNYLFGVPSTIGVQILLIAVITAIATLSVGLGLDAGIRRISELNMILAVILVSFVLVTGPTIFLLQTLVQNTGEYLSSLFRMTFNLYAYEPTTWIGGWTLFYWGWWIAWSPFVGMFIARVSRGRTIREFVIGVLMVPVGFTFMWMTFFGDTAIHMILMQGITELADAVAADTSVALFQFFEHLPFSGVMSLLATLLVITFFVTSSDSGSLVVDMLTSGGKEESPTWQRIFWAVVEGIVAAALLLAGGLGALQTATIASALPFTVIMVLMCWGMLRALRIEAFKRMSLREARVTPRGPHAAMNWQRRVRSMIYHPKRREVVRYIKEVVTPALTEVAEELRKQNLDARIGADDNDQVWVEVRHGEEIDFYYSVHPQPYEPPTFVMRDTKPERLEELKYYRAEVHLSEGGQDYDIMGWSKSDVINDVLDQYERHMHFLSSVR, encoded by the coding sequence ATGGCAAAAAAGGAGGAGAACCCGCACGCCGGCGCACCACGCATTCAGATCAACCCGCCGGTTTTTTTCATTTCCAGCATCCTCGCCCTGATTTTCGTGTTTTTCGCCGTCATCGCCCCGGAAACGGCCGGCGCCCTGTTCGGTGAAATCCAGGCCTGGGTGACCCACTCCGCGGGGTGGTTCTACGTGCTTGCCGTGGCCGGTTTTCTGGTGTTCGTGGTGTTGCTCGCCGTCTCCGACTACGGCCGCATCAAGCTCGGTCCCGACCACAGCCTGCCCGATTACAGCTACACTTCCTGGTTCGCCATGCTGTTCTCGGCGGGCATGGGCATCGGGCTGATGTTTTTCGGCGTGGCCGAACCGGTCATGCACTACGTCAGCCCGCCCGTCGGCGAGGGTGAAACCGTGGCGGCGGCGCGCGAGGCCATGAAGATCACCTTCTTTCACTGGGGCATCCATGCCTGGGCCATCTACGCCGTGGTCGCCCTGTCCCTGGCCTACTTCGCCTTTCGCCACGACCTGCCCCTGACCATCCGCTCCTCCCTCTATCCTCTCATCGGCGAGCGCATCCACGGTCCCCTGGGCCACGCGGTGGATATTTTCGCGGTGCTCGGCACCATCTTCGGGGTGGCAACTTCACTGGGCTTCGGGGTCATCCAGGTCAACTCGGGCCTCAACTATCTGTTCGGGGTGCCCAGCACCATCGGCGTGCAGATCCTGCTCATCGCGGTGATCACCGCCATCGCAACCCTCTCCGTCGGCCTGGGACTCGATGCCGGCATCCGGCGTATTTCCGAACTCAACATGATCCTCGCGGTGATTCTCGTGAGTTTCGTGCTGGTGACCGGACCGACCATCTTTCTGCTGCAGACCCTGGTGCAGAACACCGGCGAGTATCTCTCCAGCCTGTTCCGCATGACCTTCAACCTCTACGCCTACGAACCGACCACCTGGATCGGCGGCTGGACCCTGTTCTACTGGGGCTGGTGGATCGCCTGGTCACCCTTCGTGGGCATGTTCATCGCCCGTGTTTCACGGGGCCGCACCATCCGCGAATTCGTTATCGGCGTGCTTATGGTGCCGGTGGGCTTCACCTTCATGTGGATGACCTTTTTCGGCGACACCGCCATCCACATGATCCTCATGCAGGGCATCACCGAGTTGGCCGACGCCGTGGCGGCGGATACTTCAGTGGCGCTTTTCCAGTTTTTCGAGCATCTGCCCTTCTCCGGCGTCATGTCCCTGCTGGCCACGCTGCTGGTCATCACCTTCTTCGTCACCTCCTCGGACTCGGGCTCGCTGGTGGTCGACATGCTCACCTCCGGCGGCAAGGAAGAATCCCCCACCTGGCAGCGCATCTTCTGGGCGGTGGTCGAGGGCATCGTCGCCGCCGCGCTGCTGCTGGCCGGCGGCCTGGGCGCCCTGCAGACCGCCACCATCGCCAGCGCCCTGCCCTTTACGGTGATCATGGTCCTGATGTGCTGGGGCATGCTGCGCGCCCTGCGCATCGAGGCCTTCAAGCGCATGAGCCTGCGCGAGGCGCGGGTGACCCCGCGCGGTCCGCACGCCGCCATGAACTGGCAACGCCGGGTGCGCTCCATGATCTATCATCCCAAGCGACGCGAAGTGGTGCGCTATATCAAGGAGGTGGTCACGCCGGCCTTAACCGAGGTGGCCGAGGAGTTGCGCAAGCAGAACCTCGATGCGCGTATCGGCGCGGATGACAACGATCAGGTCTGGGTCGAGGTCCGGCACGGTGAGGAGATCGATTTTTACTACTCCGTGCATCCCCAGCCCTACGAGCCGCCGACCTTCGTTATGCGCGACACCAAGCCGGAGCGACTGGAAGAGCTGAAATACTACCGCGCCGAGGTGCATCTGAGTGAGGGCGGGCAGGACTACGACATCATGGGCTGGAGCAAGAGCGATGTGATCAACGACGT